The genomic window tttggaaaCGTCTTCTACACTTTTAATGGCATCTCTGACAATACTTCtttcatttgatgattCACCGACTAACGAAACTGATCTACCTTCTCTTCCAGCTCTAGCAGTACGACCAACTctatgtaaatatatatcgTAACTTTTTGGCATATCATAATTAATGACAActtcaatttttggaatatcTAAACCTCTTGATGCTAAATCTGTACAAATCAAAACGGGAATTTCTaaacttttgaattttgtaACAGACTCGAGACGTTGCTCTTGTGTTAGAGAACCATGTAACTCCGCGACATTCATCCCTAACAAACCTAGGATAATTCTCAACTTATGGGCTGTTTCCTTTCTTGCAACGAAAACTACCATTCTCTTCTGACTGTATTCATCCAGtttttttatcaaattaaataataatgcagGTTTCAAATGATCTCTGGTACGGATACGGACAAATTCTTGAGTCAATTTAGATGCAGCCTGTTTTGGAGGATTGATCATGATTCTCACTGGTTTTTTCAATGACAAGTTAATCAATTGTTTAATCTTTGAATTCATTGTGGCAGAAAACAACATAGTTTGTCTTTTAGTAGGCAATAATTGCATAATTTCATTCAGTTCTTCTTGGAAACCTTCTTCTAACATTCTATCAGCTTCATCCATGACTAAAATTTCAACTGAGTCGACGTTGAAACTGGCAGAATTTCTAACATGGTCAATAAATCTACCAGGAGTAGCGATAACTATATCAGGTCtttgtttcaaaatctgTTCTTGCTGCCTCAAATTCAACCCACCAACAGCTAGACCGAAAGTTAATCCATTCACAAATTTACCAATTTTCTTGGCGACATCAGCAATTTGAATGGCCAATTCACGAGTTGGTGTCAAAACGATGACTCTAGTAGATGAAACTTTGGCAGGTTTAAATAATAGACGTTCGATAATTGGGATCATGAAAGCAGCTGTTTTACCTGAACCAGTAACGGCGCCAGCAATGATATCTTTACCAAGCAAAGCTATAGGAATTGTTGCACTTTGAATAGGAGATGGCTTATTATAACCTAGATTTGCCAAACCTTTCAATACGGGACGAGATAATGACAAGGTATTGAAAGATGTATGCGTTTGTTTCTTGGCATCATCACCTTCAGCTTCTGGTGCATAAAATTTGGCCACTTCTTCAGCGGTATCCTCGTCTTCTCCTTCCTCCTTCTCTTCCTCATCATTATGTATGGAgttatcttcatcagatGATTCTCGTTCTTCTTGATCGTCGTCAttgtcatcttcatcttcatcttcttcgtcaTATTGatcttctttgatttttttgGCACCCATCCCGAATCCATCCATGGCTAGCTCATCCTCaccttcatcttcatcgtaTTCTGGTTGTTTTTCGCTATTCTCGTCAacatctttaatttcttctccttcttcctcctcatcatcttcatcatcaccttCGACTCTAGCTAATTTGATCAACCCACCTTTCCTtctgataattttttcaagatcAACATCTTTTCTAATTGGTTCGtcaccattattatctcCGTTAGACATAAAATCCCAACTTTGTAAATTTGCATTTTTGGCGAACTCGTCGTCATTATCTAAgttaaattggaaattttcatttaaatcGTCATGAACATCTTCATTagcattatcattattgcTGTCAGCTTTTTCTTGctttttcttaatattctttttattcttcttttgtatACTCTTTTTGGATTTAACTTCTATTTGGCTTTCAACATCTGAATTATCATCTAAATCAGgaatatcatcttcactATCACTAATTGTTGGAACAAAATCcaaattcttgaaatttcttttcattttttgatttaacTTATCAACACAATCGCTTAGACCAACGTTTAAAATGAAGGTTTCCTAAAAGcttattcaaatatatgtatatatctATGGACTCGTAGTGTGACAATAAGTACCTTACAGCGGTTAATGCAAGGTATCTAAATTTGAGCTCATCTCATGTAATCTTtagttttatttattttacatttttcaGCTCATCGcataaaatttttcaaactcGTTGGAAATGATATTGGGGGAGCCCTGAAACAAGAACTAAATTCCGTTGCTTAAGCCCTTCTTCtgttaaattattttgcCCTATGCAACACCCGTACATCataattttacaattaCCCTCTTAATTGTTTACGGGTATTTCAATGGAAAGAGCCAATTGGAAGTTAAtcaaatttccaaaaagaaaaaggaattgTGGAAGAAGGCTCcctttaaaaaaataggCTATTATATTGTAAAATTTTAGTAACTCCAgcaatttttcattctttagCGTTAGTCCACTGTTCAAGAAACTTTGCCTGATATATTTAAAGTACTCTCTGTTATGTTTTTTCAAAACCATAAAAATATACGGTGAAGATTATTACAAACTTTTTACATCTATTCTAAGCAAGCTCTCACCAGactaaatataattatttttccataATGTCCGACTTAAAAACTCCAGCTGTTGACACTACAGATACTCCAGTAGATAACACAAAAATTGcacaacaagaagaaaaaccAAAGCCATGTTGTGTTTGTAAACCAGAAAAAGAGGAAAGAGATAAGTGTTTATTGTTCAATACTGATGACTCTGACTCATCACTTTCAAGTtgtgaagaatatattcaaaaatataaagcCTGTATGAAAGGCTACGGATTTGAAGTGTAAGTCTCTCAAAGTCCTCTGTTTACGACTCCTGATATTGATGTTAATCTAATGAAAAccaaaaagaatattgtTTACATAAAAACTTAACGATTCCATGAACATATAGTCACGTCTGCAGTGAAATCTATACTTTTAGAGACGCTATAATCCtgtatttattatataaatgactaatgaataaattaaaattacTGTCACTAATTCGTATATAATGTATATAGGTATATAGCGTTTAATCTATCTTCTTTCATTATCGTACTCAAATCTTCCGGTGAAGGCATCGGCTGCCCAATTCAATAATCTTGTGAAAACTGCAGCATTGGCATTATGATACTTAATAGCATGATCGGAATCTGCAAAGACGTGGACATCAAAATTCCTAACTTCATTTACAGTCAACAAATCCAAGAATTTTAAtgtattttgaaaatgaacatTATCATCACCAGTACCATGCATAACTAAGAATCTTTTAACTTCTTTAAATGGTAGAACATCATGAACACTTGATTTGATATAACCTTCAATATTCTCTTGTGGTGTATGCATATAACGTTCAGTATAAACAGTATCATATAGTCTCCAATCAGTTACAGGTGCTACTGCCATTCcatatttgaaagtttCTCCCCCATCTCTTTCCAAAACTTTTAATGTCAAATAGCCACCGTATGACCatccaaataatgaaatcttTTCTGAGTTAACATATGATTTCGCACTATATTGTTTAGCTGCAGCTATTTGATCGATGGCTTCAAATTCACCAAGGTTATCGCGGACTAACGATCTAAACTTCTTACCTTTAAAACCAGTACCTCTGCCATCAACGACTACTACAATAGCACCTAGCTGTGACGCAACTACCTCATTGAACCCGACAGAAAATGATTCTTGAACTTGTTGAGAGTTAGGTCCACCGTAGGCATAAAAGAATACAGGATAATAATCTTGCAAATCAGGATTGAAACCATTAGGTAGAATTTCAAATGCATTCGCTATAATGttatcaccatcatcatctttacCCAAATTTAAAAGTTTAACTTTCTTTTGTGGGATATCATATTCCGATAAGATTTCCTGtaatttctcatttttctctaaataatataatgtttCACCAATGACATTAccttcaatttcttgatcCCTTTCTTTTGACCTTAAGTCAATGATCTTTTGATATGGTAACCTAGGGCCTCTGTATGTGAGTAAAGCAAATTTTGATCcagatgaaaatgaagcaCTATACACACCACCATTCTTGACATCACTAActtgaataatttcttgTGGATTATTCAATTCCACATAAAATAAATGTCTTTGGGTTGAGGATGATTCAATGGTGGCAATAAAGTAAACACGATTTAATTCAGCATCAAAAGCTAAAGGTCCACTAACCACTTCCCAAGATCCATTAGTCAATACAATAGGTTCATTGGATGTTGCAGGAGAATAATAAACTAGATGATTGAAACCATTAATCggaaaaatatcaatatatcCGTGTTCTGATCTATTATGGGAGCTATCTTTAGGGATAGGCATTGTATTATGTGTAATTTCCCACCAACCACCTTCTGATGGATTTTCTCTAACCATTTCagttttcttcaaatctgcgtcaattaataaaactttcaaaatatctgaAGATCTATCAGATATCTTGGCGATTAAACTTTCATTATTGATCCATTTAACTTCAGTAATTAGCACCGGGGATTCGGCATGCATATGCTGCAAATTCACATCAGTAGGATGACTAGATTGATCGACCAAATTATAAATCCATAAATCGACAGTAGGGTTTGGTGTTCCACTTTTAGGATATTTTATTGGTCTCATCTCAGGGTAAATATCATCAGGATTCTGAACATAATATGGTATTGTAAATTCTTCTACCTTTGTCTCATCGGTCTTGAAAAATGCTAAATAATCTCCTTTAGGTGACCACCATAATGCTCTATCAGTTTCTAGcacttcttcttcataaACCCAATCTGGTTTACCATTGAAAATACGAGAATTACCATCATCTGTAATTGTTGCGGTAATCTTACATTCAGCAACTGAATATAGAtaaatgttattattttgaacaTAGGCAATATCAATGGAATTTGGTGACCATTGTGCAAGTGCAATGTTATCACCTAATTTATGaaatttcttctcttcttctgcGTCTTTATCGTAGATGAAAAATGTACCGAATGAGGAATGTCTCCAATTTTTCTTACTGTTTGTTCTAATCAACagatatttcaaatcagGTGAAGCACTAAAATAATCTACTGTTAGATTTTCACCAGAATAACTGAATTGcttattttctaataaagTTTGGGAATaatctttatcaaatacAGATTTAATAACATAAGAATCGTTAATTGTGGCAACATACAAACCCTTATCATCATGGCTATTGGAATCATCCGAGTTACTGATCCATTGCAAGGAATGGAAGACTGGTTTGAAAGTCTCATTTTTAATGTTTTCATAAAGAATTTTTGATAGTCCATCTTCAGTGACATTTGGATTCggtaatttgaattttctaTGAGGAGGttgatttttcttatcattattgCCGTCATTAGTTAATTTAggtatatttttcaaaagtagAATAGTACCCCAAATGAGTAAGACTAAAATTATGCCTAGTTTTGTCGTTCTATCTAAgaattgttttcttcttgcaAAAGCTGCACCATCACCGCCATCATCTTGTAACAATGGCTCACGTTCGTCCTGATTAACAGACATTATAGCAGAAAGAGAGGTATATCAGAGCAATGGCCCTTCTTTGGTATGGTGGCTATGCTTTTGTTAATTTTGCAAATCTCCCTTCGAAATACGTTTTTGTAATCTATCAGACAACCCTTGGTTCCTTCCAACTTGTAAACTTCGAATTTATGTGTCCGGAGTCCGTCAAGCGAGTTATTTCAGCTAAAATCCAAGTCttgaagaaactgaaaaagGGTGTTTAGAGCAACAGTAAAGGAAATCTATGATGTATAATAAGCCTTTAATTAATATGTTGNNNNNNNNNNNNNNNNNNNNTCAGGGCCCTTTTGTATATGGTTTATACACGCATACAGGGTCTGTGTAACATCATCTAGTTAAAAATGCTTGTACGAATAGTTGGCTTGGAGTGAGTTGAATATAAAACACTAACATAGAGCttttaattaaattctGACACAGAATTTCCCTGGATGACCTTTCCTATTCATATAGTTATCATTTTCGTGGTAAAAAAACGAGATGGACATTAACATGATAAATGAGATATTTTATCAACTACAGGTAATGGTGAGGAATTTTACATGGAGCACGAAGTCATAGTTCTTTACAAACAGCACTATTTAATCCAACTAATTTTGTTCATGCAAATTCTACCAAGTAGGATTGAGGatattttgattctttAGTATTCCTAAGTCCTTCAGTTCAAAGCGAATGAATAACCTCTTTGCAATCCTAATGGAAATATGTCTTTTCTTTGTAACTTAAATAAAAAGGATCAAAACCGTTCTTGAGAACTTAGCTTATGTGGATAGGACCGCTGAGAAATAAACGTcgaattattataaaacCATGAAGCcaatgattttttcaagCGTTCCAAAATATTGTCATATTTCTTGTAAAGAATGTTTGAAAAAGCTTGCTCAAATTTATCTTTCATAATTGCTCAACTTTGGTATTTTATAGAATCCAAAGGAATTGGTAAAAATGGTGAcatgataataacaataatataataagaatatgtaagagatattaaaatatatatgtaagttaatagaaaaaaacaaagaaagaaatcaCATCAAATGAAAGGAGATGTTTTAATTATACTATTTATATGTTTTAATCTAATTCTTCCAGTTTTTCCAGTTTGTTCACTTATTCTTTCACAAAGACTGCCGCCGCTCCCATACCTGTTCCAATACACATACTGACTACACCGACTTGACCcttttccatttcatttAGTAGTGTAGCAATTTGTCTTGTCCCAGTACAACCTAATGGATGGCCCAAGGCTATGGCACCACCATTGGGATTAactttatttaaatcaatatcCAATTTTTTGATACAATACAAAGCTTGAGCAGCAAAAGCTTCATTAATTTCGAAAACGTCAATACTTTCAATCTTCAAATTAATACTTTTCAAAACCTTTGGAATAGCATAAGCAGGTCCAACACCCATAATTTCTGGTGGAACACCGACAGATTGGAAAGCTAAATACCTACCTACGATAGGTAATCCCAATTGCTTTGCCACTGATCTTCTCGTTAAAAGAACGCCAGAGACACCGTCTGACACTTGCGAAGAATTACCGGCATGAGTGGTTCCCTTATCTTTGATGAAGGCGGGCTTAATTTTGCCTAAACTTTCAGCAGTAACATTAGCTCTTGGGCCTTCATCAGTATCAACGACTTTCCCATCGGGTAGACTGATTGGTAcgatttcatttttaaatttaccCTTTGAAATTGCGTCTTCTGCCTTTTGATACGATCTAGCAGCGAATTCATCTTGTTGTTCTCTACCAACTTTAAAATTGGAGGAAACATTCTCATTTGTAATACCCATAGGGATCAAACATTTCTTTGCATCTTTATTaactttcaattcatcagaGACAGTACCCAAGGGATTaatattcatataatttttggTCATTGATTCGACACCTAATGCTAATCCAATATCAATTTGACCCACTTTAATCTTGTTGGCTATATCATTAACTGCAGTCAAACCGGAGGAACATTGCCTATTTAAAGCCATAAATGGTACAGAGTAGGGAATTCCGGAAGCAAGACAAGCAGCTCTATGTTCAGTAGCACCTGCACCATGATTTAAGACGTTACCGCATGTGATTTCGTCGATTAAATCTAGGTGGTTACTTAATGAATCAGGTAATCTTTTAATGAGTTCTAAAAGAAATTGGTATAGCAGGTAATCTGTGTTGACGTCTTTGAAGGAACCTTTGAACCCCTTTGCAATGGCTGATCTGTAAGCAGAGACGATGACTATATCATCTGGTCTTGTTTCCGTTAGTAATGATGAGTCATCGTTTCCTCCTAAGAGATGAGATTTAATGGATTGCAATCTTTCTGACATTGGTAAGTGTTTCTATAGTTAATTCAATGTATATCTGTTTAGAGTATATggtataatatatacagCAATAGAGGAAGAGGGAAAgtattattgaatgaaatgCAAAAAGAAGGAATCAATGAATCAGAACTGTCCCTTTATATAGGTAACCTTGTCGCAACTAATACAATACCCCATCTAATCTATCTATTCAGATTTGGAGATTAGTAACTTCCAGTAGCCAGGCGCCCTGTATCATATAGACTACATACTAGAACTGCATTGTAATTGCAATACATTGGGAACGTTATaatgtgtgtgtgtgtgtgtacGCCGTTCAACTGGCCCCCACACGGAGTTAACTCCTGTTTAGCCGGTCACCACATCTCATCATGCCGCGGAGTCCAGATTTACGTTACTCGTATCTTAACATACGGATACTTTTAGTTCGTTTGATGGGTGACACAATTACATTTAATATACTTGGTATATAAAGTAAAGAATCGATGAAGTATTCATTGGAATATGTTCTTAATTAGTtatgatatatattgtcTTATATGTTTATAACAATGTGCTATCAGTGGTGTTGACATAGGTTTGTTTTACAGAGAGAGGTAAATCAAATCCTATATccattttttgaagattgCCCAACACCTCACCAAATGTTGGGATAACACCCTTTTTGTCTTCCAGgtgtttgttgttttccTCCCAAACTTCCTCAAATATAGTCTTCAACTCCCCCTCGTATTCTGCCAACTCATTAAGCCCCACTGACTCGTCTTTCCAATGGAGCTGCCCGTTAAGAGTGCCAGTGCGAGCGGACACacataatattgaaattgataaagcTGTTATTAGTTTCATCATTGCTGTTCTATACTTTAgtaattgattatttattgcttctatttcttttgcCTGGAATGGAAAAATAGTAACCTTTTGATAAAAGAAgcgaaaaagaaattaaaaaatgaaaaagaaagagagaaagaaagttgaagaaaatgaaaaatgtataatttattcattgCAATTTATATCGCaagatattttcattttttcagttttgtatttcttttttggaaaatacaTCGTCCCACCTTTTACGATAATGCTATGAACCCAACCATTTCCATAAATagttaaatattttttgtattttaaTTATTGTGCTTTGTAGTTGTTATGGGTTTTCATATTGCCTGTGCAGTCATATATAGTTTGTGTCATATATAGTTTGAATCTGTTTGGCCGTCACTGAAAGCGGGTCATCTTATATCCAGGTGCTGCATGCTAGTGTTTTCTACGTTGTTCTGTTGTATCACCGTTAAGATAAAGCGTGGAACATTTAACAGACCTAAAAAACGCTGGAATTCCAGCTTTCTACCTCTTGAGAGACAGTAAATCAAGTTTATTCTACGATTTTCTTTCAGAAAACAACTTAATGAAGATCATTCCTAAAATTAATACCAGTTTTAATCAGCAATGTGTATCAATATTACCAAGGTTTATTCGTGCTATGCTAAAGAATTTTATGAAATTTACGATAAGTATTTTGAAGTACGAAACCATAAATAGCTTCATAAATGTTCCATCGAGATAACTGGGGGCTGTAAATCTATGACACTAACATGACGAACAAGTCCTAGGTACTCTGAAGCATTAATGGAACAAAAAATGAGTCTTCCAAActtgtaaataaaaacttGGTATCCGATGAACTACATtttatagtatatatattctttacaaGATGTAGACAGTGGCCATGTTTTGTGTAGATTCTATCATTAAAGTCCGTCTGTGGCTTTACGTGCAGAATTTTACTAGACCCCTATTTCCTGTAACTGTTGTTTGAGTAAGGGTTAAAATTGTTCAACAGATTATagtaaatataaagaaaattgtGGTTTGGGTCAAATATACATTTTAGGAGGAAAAGAAAGCGATAAtagaattttcttttaatatttctcGGCCCCCTGTCCCAGTGTTTCCCAACCTTATAGGgtttttgaagaaaattaaaaataagtGAAAACACATTAACAGAATGCATGGGCGGGCTACTTCAAGCACCGAAGGTCAGGCCCATATGAAAAGGATGTTTTTTCGGTGGCAAAAActatcaaaaattaataaattattaacaaaagaacaaaacTTACATAAGAAAAAAGTTAGAAACgttttaattgattttattttcaagcTGAAAAGTAAAGATATACCAACCAAAGCACAGGAGAAAATATGACTAACAAGATCGGAGAAGTTGATGAGAGTCTTTACTCTCGTCAATTATATGTCTTAGGTAAAGAGGCCATGTTAAAAATGCAACTTTCTAACGTCTTAATTATAGGATTGAAAGGGTTAGGTATAGAAATTGCTAAGAATGTTACTTTAGCTGGTGTTAAATCTTTAACCATTTATGATCCAGCTTTAGTAGCCATTGAAGATTTATCATCGCAATTTTTCCTAACTGAATCAGACGTTGGAAAACCAAGAGATCAAGCGTCTAAAGCTAAATTGGCAGAATTAAATTCTTACGTCCCAATCAATATTCTACAATCAatagataatgaagaatctTTAAAAGAGTTTCAAGTCATTGTTGCCACTGATACGGTGAATTTAGAAGATAAAgttaaattgaatgaattttgCCATCCCCTAggaattaaattcatttccACAGAAACAAGAGGGTTGTTTGGTAATGTATTCACTGATTTTGGTGATGAATTCACAATCTTGGACCCAACTGGTGAAGAACCACGTACGGGTATGGTCTCTGATATCGAATCTGATGGAACCGTTACTATGTTGGACGATAATAGACATGGGCTAGAAGATGGTAATTATGTTAAATTCTCTGAAGTACAAGGtttagaaaaattgaacGATGGCTCGTTATTTAAGGTTGAAGTGCTAGGCCCTTTCGCTTTTAAGATTGGCTCTGTAGCTGAATTTGGCCAATATAAAAAGGGCGGTATTTTCACTGAAGTTAAAGTTCCACAAAAAACTTCTTTCAAGACTTTACAACAATCCTTGGATGATCCAGAATTTGTATTTGCAGATTACGCCAAATTTGATAGAACTCCACAATTACATCTGGGTTTCCAGGCCTTACATCAATTCGCTGTTAGGCACCAAGGCCAGTTACCTAGACCAAtgaatgaagaagatgcaAATGAACTAGTTAAATTAGTCACAGATCTATCTGCTCAAGAGCCAAGTATCTTAGGCGGCGCAGATGCTGAAATAAACGATAAATTAATCAAAGAATTAGCTTATCAGGCAAGAGGTGATATTCCAGGTATCATTGCATTTTTTGGTGGGTTAGTTGCACAAGAAGTATTGAAAGCTTGTTCTGGTAAATTTTCTCCATTGAAACAATTCATGTATTTTGACTCTTTAGAATCTCTACCAGATCCAAAAGAATTCCCAAGAACAGAAGAAACCACAAAACCTTTAAATTCTCGTTATGACAATCAAATTGCTGTTTTCGGTATTGATTTCCAAAAGAAGGTTGCCAATTCTAAAGTTTTTCTTGTTGGCTCAGGAGCCATCGGTTGTGAAATGCTTAAAAATTGGGCTCTTATGGGTCTTGGCTCGGGATTAGAAGGTCATATTGTGGTAACCGATAATGattctattgaaaaatcgAACTTGAATCGTCAATTTTTGTTCAGACCTAAAGATGTGGGTAGAAACAAATCTGAAGTTGCTGCAGACGCAGTTGTTGCAATGAATCCAGATTTACTAAATAAAGTTGAACCAAAGATTGATAAAGTTGGACCTGAAACAGAAAACATCTTCAATGATTCATTCTGGCAAAATCTAGACTTTGTTACAAACGCATTAGATAATGTTGATGCCCGTACGTATGTTGATCGTCGTTGTGTCTTCTATAGAAAACCCCTTTTAGAATCTGGTACTTTAGGTACTAAAGGTAATACGCAAGTTGTTATTCCTGGTTTAACAGAGtcttattcttcttcaagaGATCCACCGGAAAAATCTATCCCACTTTGTACTCTACGTTCATTCccaaataaaattgatcaTACTATCGCATGGGCTAAATCATTATTCCAAGGTTATTTTGCTGATTCTGCTGAAAATGCTAATGTATATCTGTCGCAACCAAACTTCATTGAACAATCAATGAAACAAAGTGGTGATGTTAAAGGAACTTTGGAATCAATTGCtgattctttgaataatagACCCTCTAATTTCGATGATTGTATTCAATGGGCGAGATTAGAgtttgaaaagaaattcaatCATGATATTAAgcaattattatataatttccCTAAGGATGCTAAGACATCAAATGGTGAACCATTTTGGTCAGGTGCTAAACGCGCACCAACTCCATTGgaatttgatattgataatgatgatcatttccattttgTCGTCGGTGCTGCCAATCTACGTGCATTCAACTATGGACTACCTGATGAAGGCACCAACCCAGATGTCGAACATTATAAAGAGGTCATATCTTCCATGATAATTCCGGATTTCACACCAAATGCTAATTTGAAGATTCAagttaatgatgaagatcCAGATCCAAACGCTAATAATGATGTTGGTGACGAATTGGACATGTTAGCTTCTTCACTCCCTAAACCTTCTACTTTAACTGGATTTTCAATGAAGCCtgttgaatttgaaaaagatgatgataccAATCATcatattgaattcattacAGCCTGTTCTAATTGTAGGGCTCAAAACTATTTCATTGAAGTTGCCGACCGTCAGAAGACTAAATTTATTGCAGGTCGTATTATTCCAGCAATTGCCACAACAACATCGCTAGTTACCGGATTAGTTAACTTAGAACTTTATAAGGTCGTTTATGGTTGCGAAGATATTGAACAATATAAAAACGGGTTTGTCAATTTAGCGTTACCATTTTTCGGATTTTCTGAACCTATTGCATCACCAAAAGCCAAATATAATGATGTTACTTACGACAAGATTTGGGATAGATTTGATATACAAGGAGACATTCGATTGAGTGATTTAATAGCgcattttgaaaaaaagg from Naumovozyma dairenensis CBS 421 chromosome 3, complete genome includes these protein-coding regions:
- the UBA1 gene encoding E1 ubiquitin-activating protein UBA1 (similar to Saccharomyces cerevisiae UBA1 (YKL210W); ancestral locus Anc_1.528) encodes the protein MTNKIGEVDESLYSRQLYVLGKEAMLKMQLSNVLIIGLKGLGIEIAKNVTLAGVKSLTIYDPALVAIEDLSSQFFLTESDVGKPRDQASKAKLAELNSYVPINILQSIDNEESLKEFQVIVATDTVNLEDKVKLNEFCHPLGIKFISTETRGLFGNVFTDFGDEFTILDPTGEEPRTGMVSDIESDGTVTMLDDNRHGLEDGNYVKFSEVQGLEKLNDGSLFKVEVLGPFAFKIGSVAEFGQYKKGGIFTEVKVPQKTSFKTLQQSLDDPEFVFADYAKFDRTPQLHLGFQALHQFAVRHQGQLPRPMNEEDANELVKLVTDLSAQEPSILGGADAEINDKLIKELAYQARGDIPGIIAFFGGLVAQEVLKACSGKFSPLKQFMYFDSLESLPDPKEFPRTEETTKPLNSRYDNQIAVFGIDFQKKVANSKVFLVGSGAIGCEMLKNWALMGLGSGLEGHIVVTDNDSIEKSNLNRQFLFRPKDVGRNKSEVAADAVVAMNPDLLNKVEPKIDKVGPETENIFNDSFWQNLDFVTNALDNVDARTYVDRRCVFYRKPLLESGTLGTKGNTQVVIPGLTESYSSSRDPPEKSIPLCTLRSFPNKIDHTIAWAKSLFQGYFADSAENANVYLSQPNFIEQSMKQSGDVKGTLESIADSLNNRPSNFDDCIQWARLEFEKKFNHDIKQLLYNFPKDAKTSNGEPFWSGAKRAPTPLEFDIDNDDHFHFVVGAANLRAFNYGLPDEGTNPDVEHYKEVISSMIIPDFTPNANLKIQVNDEDPDPNANNDVGDELDMLASSLPKPSTLTGFSMKPVEFEKDDDTNHHIEFITACSNCRAQNYFIEVADRQKTKFIAGRIIPAIATTTSLVTGLVNLELYKVVYGCEDIEQYKNGFVNLALPFFGFSEPIASPKAKYNDVTYDKIWDRFDIQGDIRLSDLIAHFEKKEGLEITMLSYGVSLLYASFFPPKKLKERLNLPITELVKLITKADLPSHVRTMILEICADDKEGEDVEVPFITIHL